From one Salvelinus sp. IW2-2015 linkage group LG11, ASM291031v2, whole genome shotgun sequence genomic stretch:
- the ece1 gene encoding endothelin-converting enzyme 1 isoform X4, which yields MSTYKRATLDEDDLVDSTGDEIYPSSAMQVTLRHGPGPRCWAEKTHTERRLLGLVCALSVALFFSLITVGIFYKETHPGMCLTEPCITVASAVMGALDHSVDPCHDFYNFACGGWVRNNPLPEGKSRWGPFSNLWERNMAVMKHLLENTTMKGLSKAEKKAQRYYKACMNETKIEELGAQPLQKLINQTGGWALTGSWDKNNFQEVLRTVSANYRCSPFFTVFVSTDSKSSNSNIIQVDQSGLGLPSRDYYLNKTANAKYLNAYLDFLVELGVLLGGSEETSRSLMQEIVDFETTLANITVPQEERRDEELIYHKIQAKDLATLAPAVDWMPYLTDVFAPVPLNDSEPVVVYAKDYLQKVSDLIASTNKSVLNNYMIMKVLRKMVSILDQKFQDAEQRFFEVMYGTKKSCTPRWKLCVSDTDSALGFALGALFVKATFDEDSKAIAEDMVSEIKWAFEDSLKYVGWMDQETKKAAKEKADAIYNMVGYPKFIMDPKELDKVFNDFEVVSDLYFQNVMQYYNFSARVTADQLRKIPNRDQWSMTPPTVNAYYNPTKNEMVLPAGILQAPFYSRSWPKALNFGGIGVVMGHELTHAFDDQGREYDKDGNLRSWWKNSSVEAFKKQTQCMVEQYSNYSINKEPLNGKHTLGENIADNGGLKAAYKAYMNWIAKNGEEATLPALGMTNHQLFFVGFAQVWCSVRTPESSHEGVITDPHSPSRFRVIGTISNSHEFSEHFGCKADSPMNPKHKCELW from the exons ATGTCCACGTACAAGAGGGCCACTCTGGACGAGGATGACCTGGTGGACTCCACCGGAGATGAGATCTACCCCTCCTCTGCCATGCAG gTGACACTGCGACATGGCCCTGGTCCCAGGTGTTGGGCTGAGAAGACACACACTGAGAGGAGGCTGTTGGGCTTAGTGTGTGCTCTGTCTGTTGCCTTGttcttctctctcatcactgTTGGGATCTTCTACAAAGAGA CTCACCCTGGCATGTGTCTGACGGAGCCATGCATTACTGTGGCCAGTGCTGTGATGGGAGCCCTGGACCACTCGGTGGACCCCTGCCATGACTTCTACAACTTTGCCTGTGGGGGATGGGTGAGGAACAACCCCCTCCCTGAGGGAAAGTCCCGCTGGGGTCCCTTCAGCAACCTATGGGAGCGCAACATGGCCGTCATGAAGCACCTGCTGG AGAACACCACGATGAAGGGGCTGAGCAAGGCTGAGAAAAAGGCCCAGAGGTATTACAAGGCCTGTATGAATGAGACTAAGATTGAGGAGTTAGGGGCTCAGCCTCTACAAAAGCTCATTAATCAG ACGGGGGGATGGGCCCTAACCGGCTCCTGGGACAAAAACAATTTCCAGGAGGTTCTACGCACAGTGTCGGCCAACTACCGCTGCTCCCCATTCTTCACTGTGTTTGTCAGCACTGACTCCAAAAGCTCCAACAGTAATATTATCCAG GTGGATCAATCCGGGCTGGGGCTCCCCTCACGGGATTACTACCTTAACAAAACGGCCAATGCAAAG TATCTGAATGCGTACCTAGACTTCCTGGTGGAGTTAGGGGTCCTGTTGGGGGGCTCAGAGGAGACGTCCAGATCGCTGATGCAGGAGATTGTGGACTTTGAGACCACCCTGGCCAACATCACCGTAccccaggaggagaggagggacgaaGAGCTCATCTACCATAAGATCCAGGCAAAGGATCTGGCG ACCTTGGCTCCTGCGGTGGACTGGATGCCCTACCTCACAGATGTGTTTGCTCCTGTACCCCTCAATGACTCAGAGCCTGTGGTGGTGTACGCCAAGGACTACCTCCagaaggtctctgacctcattgcCAGCACTAACAAGAG CGTCCTGAACAACTACATGATCATGAAGGTGCTGAGGAAGATGGTGTCCATCCTGGACCAAAAGTTCCAGGATGCTGAGCAGCGCTTCTTTGAAGTCATGTACGGAAccaagaag AGCTGCACCCCACGCTGGAAGCTGTGCGTCAGCGACACGGACAGTGCCCTCGGCTTTGCTCTCGGGGCCCTGTTTGTCAAAGCCACCTTCGACGAGGACAGCAAGGCCATT GCAGAAGATATGGTCTCTGAGATCAAATGGGCATTTGAGGATAGTCTGAAGTATGTGGGCTGGATGGACCAGGAGACCAAAAAGGCAGCCAAAGAGAAG GCTGATGCCATTTACAACATGGTTGGATATCCAAAATTCATCATGGACCCCAAGGAGCTTGACAAAGTGTTCAATGAT tttgAGGTGGTGTCTGACCTGTATTTCCAAAATGTCATGCAGTACTACAACTTCTCTGCCAGAGTGACTGCGGACCAGCTGAGGAAAATCCCCAACAGAGACCA GTGGAGCATGACCCCTCCTACAGTGAATGCATACTACAATCCCACCAAGAATGAGATGGTGCTCCCAGCAGGAATCCTTCAAGCTCCTTTTTACAGCCGCTCTTGGCCAAA GGCCCTGAACTTTGGTGGGATTGGTGTAGTTATGGGACATGAGTTGACACACGCTTTTGATGACCAAG GGAGAGAGTACGACAAGGATGGGAACCTCCGCTCCTGGTGGAAAAACTCGTCTGTGGAGGCCTTTAAGAAGCAGACCCAGTGTATGGTGGAGCAGTACAGTAACTACAGCATCAACAAAGAACCCCTCAATGGAAAACACACCCTGGGAGAGAACATAGCTGACAATGGTGGACTGAAGGCTGCCTACAAG GCTTATATGAACTGGATTGCAAAGAATGGAGAGGAGGCCACCCTGCCCGCCCTGGGGATGACCAATCATCAATTAttttttgttggatttgcccag GTATGGTGCTCAGTTCGGACTCCGGAAAGCTCGCATGAGGGCGTCATCACAGATCCACACAGTCCATCAAGATTTCGAGTTATTGGCACCATCTCCAATTCCCATGAGTTCTCTGAGCACTTTGGCTGCAAGGCAGATTCCCCCATGAACCCTAAACACAAGTGTGAGCTTTGGTGA
- the ece1 gene encoding endothelin-converting enzyme 1 isoform X3, producing the protein MVMSTYKRATLDEDDLVDSTGDEIYPSSAMQVTLRHGPGPRCWAEKTHTERRLLGLVCALSVALFFSLITVGIFYKETHPGMCLTEPCITVASAVMGALDHSVDPCHDFYNFACGGWVRNNPLPEGKSRWGPFSNLWERNMAVMKHLLENTTMKGLSKAEKKAQRYYKACMNETKIEELGAQPLQKLINQTGGWALTGSWDKNNFQEVLRTVSANYRCSPFFTVFVSTDSKSSNSNIIQVDQSGLGLPSRDYYLNKTANAKYLNAYLDFLVELGVLLGGSEETSRSLMQEIVDFETTLANITVPQEERRDEELIYHKIQAKDLATLAPAVDWMPYLTDVFAPVPLNDSEPVVVYAKDYLQKVSDLIASTNKSVLNNYMIMKVLRKMVSILDQKFQDAEQRFFEVMYGTKKSCTPRWKLCVSDTDSALGFALGALFVKATFDEDSKAIAEDMVSEIKWAFEDSLKYVGWMDQETKKAAKEKADAIYNMVGYPKFIMDPKELDKVFNDFEVVSDLYFQNVMQYYNFSARVTADQLRKIPNRDQWSMTPPTVNAYYNPTKNEMVLPAGILQAPFYSRSWPKALNFGGIGVVMGHELTHAFDDQGREYDKDGNLRSWWKNSSVEAFKKQTQCMVEQYSNYSINKEPLNGKHTLGENIADNGGLKAAYKAYMNWIAKNGEEATLPALGMTNHQLFFVGFAQVWCSVRTPESSHEGVITDPHSPSRFRVIGTISNSHEFSEHFGCKADSPMNPKHKCELW; encoded by the exons ATGTCCACGTACAAGAGGGCCACTCTGGACGAGGATGACCTGGTGGACTCCACCGGAGATGAGATCTACCCCTCCTCTGCCATGCAG gTGACACTGCGACATGGCCCTGGTCCCAGGTGTTGGGCTGAGAAGACACACACTGAGAGGAGGCTGTTGGGCTTAGTGTGTGCTCTGTCTGTTGCCTTGttcttctctctcatcactgTTGGGATCTTCTACAAAGAGA CTCACCCTGGCATGTGTCTGACGGAGCCATGCATTACTGTGGCCAGTGCTGTGATGGGAGCCCTGGACCACTCGGTGGACCCCTGCCATGACTTCTACAACTTTGCCTGTGGGGGATGGGTGAGGAACAACCCCCTCCCTGAGGGAAAGTCCCGCTGGGGTCCCTTCAGCAACCTATGGGAGCGCAACATGGCCGTCATGAAGCACCTGCTGG AGAACACCACGATGAAGGGGCTGAGCAAGGCTGAGAAAAAGGCCCAGAGGTATTACAAGGCCTGTATGAATGAGACTAAGATTGAGGAGTTAGGGGCTCAGCCTCTACAAAAGCTCATTAATCAG ACGGGGGGATGGGCCCTAACCGGCTCCTGGGACAAAAACAATTTCCAGGAGGTTCTACGCACAGTGTCGGCCAACTACCGCTGCTCCCCATTCTTCACTGTGTTTGTCAGCACTGACTCCAAAAGCTCCAACAGTAATATTATCCAG GTGGATCAATCCGGGCTGGGGCTCCCCTCACGGGATTACTACCTTAACAAAACGGCCAATGCAAAG TATCTGAATGCGTACCTAGACTTCCTGGTGGAGTTAGGGGTCCTGTTGGGGGGCTCAGAGGAGACGTCCAGATCGCTGATGCAGGAGATTGTGGACTTTGAGACCACCCTGGCCAACATCACCGTAccccaggaggagaggagggacgaaGAGCTCATCTACCATAAGATCCAGGCAAAGGATCTGGCG ACCTTGGCTCCTGCGGTGGACTGGATGCCCTACCTCACAGATGTGTTTGCTCCTGTACCCCTCAATGACTCAGAGCCTGTGGTGGTGTACGCCAAGGACTACCTCCagaaggtctctgacctcattgcCAGCACTAACAAGAG CGTCCTGAACAACTACATGATCATGAAGGTGCTGAGGAAGATGGTGTCCATCCTGGACCAAAAGTTCCAGGATGCTGAGCAGCGCTTCTTTGAAGTCATGTACGGAAccaagaag AGCTGCACCCCACGCTGGAAGCTGTGCGTCAGCGACACGGACAGTGCCCTCGGCTTTGCTCTCGGGGCCCTGTTTGTCAAAGCCACCTTCGACGAGGACAGCAAGGCCATT GCAGAAGATATGGTCTCTGAGATCAAATGGGCATTTGAGGATAGTCTGAAGTATGTGGGCTGGATGGACCAGGAGACCAAAAAGGCAGCCAAAGAGAAG GCTGATGCCATTTACAACATGGTTGGATATCCAAAATTCATCATGGACCCCAAGGAGCTTGACAAAGTGTTCAATGAT tttgAGGTGGTGTCTGACCTGTATTTCCAAAATGTCATGCAGTACTACAACTTCTCTGCCAGAGTGACTGCGGACCAGCTGAGGAAAATCCCCAACAGAGACCA GTGGAGCATGACCCCTCCTACAGTGAATGCATACTACAATCCCACCAAGAATGAGATGGTGCTCCCAGCAGGAATCCTTCAAGCTCCTTTTTACAGCCGCTCTTGGCCAAA GGCCCTGAACTTTGGTGGGATTGGTGTAGTTATGGGACATGAGTTGACACACGCTTTTGATGACCAAG GGAGAGAGTACGACAAGGATGGGAACCTCCGCTCCTGGTGGAAAAACTCGTCTGTGGAGGCCTTTAAGAAGCAGACCCAGTGTATGGTGGAGCAGTACAGTAACTACAGCATCAACAAAGAACCCCTCAATGGAAAACACACCCTGGGAGAGAACATAGCTGACAATGGTGGACTGAAGGCTGCCTACAAG GCTTATATGAACTGGATTGCAAAGAATGGAGAGGAGGCCACCCTGCCCGCCCTGGGGATGACCAATCATCAATTAttttttgttggatttgcccag GTATGGTGCTCAGTTCGGACTCCGGAAAGCTCGCATGAGGGCGTCATCACAGATCCACACAGTCCATCAAGATTTCGAGTTATTGGCACCATCTCCAATTCCCATGAGTTCTCTGAGCACTTTGGCTGCAAGGCAGATTCCCCCATGAACCCTAAACACAAGTGTGAGCTTTGGTGA
- the ece1 gene encoding endothelin-converting enzyme 1 isoform X2, whose amino-acid sequence MKKNGHMRRIQQMSTYKRATLDEDDLVDSTGDEIYPSSAMQVTLRHGPGPRCWAEKTHTERRLLGLVCALSVALFFSLITVGIFYKETHPGMCLTEPCITVASAVMGALDHSVDPCHDFYNFACGGWVRNNPLPEGKSRWGPFSNLWERNMAVMKHLLENTTMKGLSKAEKKAQRYYKACMNETKIEELGAQPLQKLINQTGGWALTGSWDKNNFQEVLRTVSANYRCSPFFTVFVSTDSKSSNSNIIQVDQSGLGLPSRDYYLNKTANAKYLNAYLDFLVELGVLLGGSEETSRSLMQEIVDFETTLANITVPQEERRDEELIYHKIQAKDLATLAPAVDWMPYLTDVFAPVPLNDSEPVVVYAKDYLQKVSDLIASTNKSVLNNYMIMKVLRKMVSILDQKFQDAEQRFFEVMYGTKKSCTPRWKLCVSDTDSALGFALGALFVKATFDEDSKAIAEDMVSEIKWAFEDSLKYVGWMDQETKKAAKEKADAIYNMVGYPKFIMDPKELDKVFNDFEVVSDLYFQNVMQYYNFSARVTADQLRKIPNRDQWSMTPPTVNAYYNPTKNEMVLPAGILQAPFYSRSWPKALNFGGIGVVMGHELTHAFDDQGREYDKDGNLRSWWKNSSVEAFKKQTQCMVEQYSNYSINKEPLNGKHTLGENIADNGGLKAAYKAYMNWIAKNGEEATLPALGMTNHQLFFVGFAQVWCSVRTPESSHEGVITDPHSPSRFRVIGTISNSHEFSEHFGCKADSPMNPKHKCELW is encoded by the exons atgaagaaaaatggtcacatgcgccgaatacaacag ATGTCCACGTACAAGAGGGCCACTCTGGACGAGGATGACCTGGTGGACTCCACCGGAGATGAGATCTACCCCTCCTCTGCCATGCAG gTGACACTGCGACATGGCCCTGGTCCCAGGTGTTGGGCTGAGAAGACACACACTGAGAGGAGGCTGTTGGGCTTAGTGTGTGCTCTGTCTGTTGCCTTGttcttctctctcatcactgTTGGGATCTTCTACAAAGAGA CTCACCCTGGCATGTGTCTGACGGAGCCATGCATTACTGTGGCCAGTGCTGTGATGGGAGCCCTGGACCACTCGGTGGACCCCTGCCATGACTTCTACAACTTTGCCTGTGGGGGATGGGTGAGGAACAACCCCCTCCCTGAGGGAAAGTCCCGCTGGGGTCCCTTCAGCAACCTATGGGAGCGCAACATGGCCGTCATGAAGCACCTGCTGG AGAACACCACGATGAAGGGGCTGAGCAAGGCTGAGAAAAAGGCCCAGAGGTATTACAAGGCCTGTATGAATGAGACTAAGATTGAGGAGTTAGGGGCTCAGCCTCTACAAAAGCTCATTAATCAG ACGGGGGGATGGGCCCTAACCGGCTCCTGGGACAAAAACAATTTCCAGGAGGTTCTACGCACAGTGTCGGCCAACTACCGCTGCTCCCCATTCTTCACTGTGTTTGTCAGCACTGACTCCAAAAGCTCCAACAGTAATATTATCCAG GTGGATCAATCCGGGCTGGGGCTCCCCTCACGGGATTACTACCTTAACAAAACGGCCAATGCAAAG TATCTGAATGCGTACCTAGACTTCCTGGTGGAGTTAGGGGTCCTGTTGGGGGGCTCAGAGGAGACGTCCAGATCGCTGATGCAGGAGATTGTGGACTTTGAGACCACCCTGGCCAACATCACCGTAccccaggaggagaggagggacgaaGAGCTCATCTACCATAAGATCCAGGCAAAGGATCTGGCG ACCTTGGCTCCTGCGGTGGACTGGATGCCCTACCTCACAGATGTGTTTGCTCCTGTACCCCTCAATGACTCAGAGCCTGTGGTGGTGTACGCCAAGGACTACCTCCagaaggtctctgacctcattgcCAGCACTAACAAGAG CGTCCTGAACAACTACATGATCATGAAGGTGCTGAGGAAGATGGTGTCCATCCTGGACCAAAAGTTCCAGGATGCTGAGCAGCGCTTCTTTGAAGTCATGTACGGAAccaagaag AGCTGCACCCCACGCTGGAAGCTGTGCGTCAGCGACACGGACAGTGCCCTCGGCTTTGCTCTCGGGGCCCTGTTTGTCAAAGCCACCTTCGACGAGGACAGCAAGGCCATT GCAGAAGATATGGTCTCTGAGATCAAATGGGCATTTGAGGATAGTCTGAAGTATGTGGGCTGGATGGACCAGGAGACCAAAAAGGCAGCCAAAGAGAAG GCTGATGCCATTTACAACATGGTTGGATATCCAAAATTCATCATGGACCCCAAGGAGCTTGACAAAGTGTTCAATGAT tttgAGGTGGTGTCTGACCTGTATTTCCAAAATGTCATGCAGTACTACAACTTCTCTGCCAGAGTGACTGCGGACCAGCTGAGGAAAATCCCCAACAGAGACCA GTGGAGCATGACCCCTCCTACAGTGAATGCATACTACAATCCCACCAAGAATGAGATGGTGCTCCCAGCAGGAATCCTTCAAGCTCCTTTTTACAGCCGCTCTTGGCCAAA GGCCCTGAACTTTGGTGGGATTGGTGTAGTTATGGGACATGAGTTGACACACGCTTTTGATGACCAAG GGAGAGAGTACGACAAGGATGGGAACCTCCGCTCCTGGTGGAAAAACTCGTCTGTGGAGGCCTTTAAGAAGCAGACCCAGTGTATGGTGGAGCAGTACAGTAACTACAGCATCAACAAAGAACCCCTCAATGGAAAACACACCCTGGGAGAGAACATAGCTGACAATGGTGGACTGAAGGCTGCCTACAAG GCTTATATGAACTGGATTGCAAAGAATGGAGAGGAGGCCACCCTGCCCGCCCTGGGGATGACCAATCATCAATTAttttttgttggatttgcccag GTATGGTGCTCAGTTCGGACTCCGGAAAGCTCGCATGAGGGCGTCATCACAGATCCACACAGTCCATCAAGATTTCGAGTTATTGGCACCATCTCCAATTCCCATGAGTTCTCTGAGCACTTTGGCTGCAAGGCAGATTCCCCCATGAACCCTAAACACAAGTGTGAGCTTTGGTGA
- the ece1 gene encoding endothelin-converting enzyme 1 isoform X1 — MEALRESFLHLTFQMSTYKRATLDEDDLVDSTGDEIYPSSAMQVTLRHGPGPRCWAEKTHTERRLLGLVCALSVALFFSLITVGIFYKETHPGMCLTEPCITVASAVMGALDHSVDPCHDFYNFACGGWVRNNPLPEGKSRWGPFSNLWERNMAVMKHLLENTTMKGLSKAEKKAQRYYKACMNETKIEELGAQPLQKLINQTGGWALTGSWDKNNFQEVLRTVSANYRCSPFFTVFVSTDSKSSNSNIIQVDQSGLGLPSRDYYLNKTANAKYLNAYLDFLVELGVLLGGSEETSRSLMQEIVDFETTLANITVPQEERRDEELIYHKIQAKDLATLAPAVDWMPYLTDVFAPVPLNDSEPVVVYAKDYLQKVSDLIASTNKSVLNNYMIMKVLRKMVSILDQKFQDAEQRFFEVMYGTKKSCTPRWKLCVSDTDSALGFALGALFVKATFDEDSKAIAEDMVSEIKWAFEDSLKYVGWMDQETKKAAKEKADAIYNMVGYPKFIMDPKELDKVFNDFEVVSDLYFQNVMQYYNFSARVTADQLRKIPNRDQWSMTPPTVNAYYNPTKNEMVLPAGILQAPFYSRSWPKALNFGGIGVVMGHELTHAFDDQGREYDKDGNLRSWWKNSSVEAFKKQTQCMVEQYSNYSINKEPLNGKHTLGENIADNGGLKAAYKAYMNWIAKNGEEATLPALGMTNHQLFFVGFAQVWCSVRTPESSHEGVITDPHSPSRFRVIGTISNSHEFSEHFGCKADSPMNPKHKCELW, encoded by the exons ATGGAAGCACTGAGGGAGTCTTTTCTGCATTTGACCTTTCAGATGTCCACGTACAAGAGGGCCACTCTGGACGAGGATGACCTGGTGGACTCCACCGGAGATGAGATCTACCCCTCCTCTGCCATGCAG gTGACACTGCGACATGGCCCTGGTCCCAGGTGTTGGGCTGAGAAGACACACACTGAGAGGAGGCTGTTGGGCTTAGTGTGTGCTCTGTCTGTTGCCTTGttcttctctctcatcactgTTGGGATCTTCTACAAAGAGA CTCACCCTGGCATGTGTCTGACGGAGCCATGCATTACTGTGGCCAGTGCTGTGATGGGAGCCCTGGACCACTCGGTGGACCCCTGCCATGACTTCTACAACTTTGCCTGTGGGGGATGGGTGAGGAACAACCCCCTCCCTGAGGGAAAGTCCCGCTGGGGTCCCTTCAGCAACCTATGGGAGCGCAACATGGCCGTCATGAAGCACCTGCTGG AGAACACCACGATGAAGGGGCTGAGCAAGGCTGAGAAAAAGGCCCAGAGGTATTACAAGGCCTGTATGAATGAGACTAAGATTGAGGAGTTAGGGGCTCAGCCTCTACAAAAGCTCATTAATCAG ACGGGGGGATGGGCCCTAACCGGCTCCTGGGACAAAAACAATTTCCAGGAGGTTCTACGCACAGTGTCGGCCAACTACCGCTGCTCCCCATTCTTCACTGTGTTTGTCAGCACTGACTCCAAAAGCTCCAACAGTAATATTATCCAG GTGGATCAATCCGGGCTGGGGCTCCCCTCACGGGATTACTACCTTAACAAAACGGCCAATGCAAAG TATCTGAATGCGTACCTAGACTTCCTGGTGGAGTTAGGGGTCCTGTTGGGGGGCTCAGAGGAGACGTCCAGATCGCTGATGCAGGAGATTGTGGACTTTGAGACCACCCTGGCCAACATCACCGTAccccaggaggagaggagggacgaaGAGCTCATCTACCATAAGATCCAGGCAAAGGATCTGGCG ACCTTGGCTCCTGCGGTGGACTGGATGCCCTACCTCACAGATGTGTTTGCTCCTGTACCCCTCAATGACTCAGAGCCTGTGGTGGTGTACGCCAAGGACTACCTCCagaaggtctctgacctcattgcCAGCACTAACAAGAG CGTCCTGAACAACTACATGATCATGAAGGTGCTGAGGAAGATGGTGTCCATCCTGGACCAAAAGTTCCAGGATGCTGAGCAGCGCTTCTTTGAAGTCATGTACGGAAccaagaag AGCTGCACCCCACGCTGGAAGCTGTGCGTCAGCGACACGGACAGTGCCCTCGGCTTTGCTCTCGGGGCCCTGTTTGTCAAAGCCACCTTCGACGAGGACAGCAAGGCCATT GCAGAAGATATGGTCTCTGAGATCAAATGGGCATTTGAGGATAGTCTGAAGTATGTGGGCTGGATGGACCAGGAGACCAAAAAGGCAGCCAAAGAGAAG GCTGATGCCATTTACAACATGGTTGGATATCCAAAATTCATCATGGACCCCAAGGAGCTTGACAAAGTGTTCAATGAT tttgAGGTGGTGTCTGACCTGTATTTCCAAAATGTCATGCAGTACTACAACTTCTCTGCCAGAGTGACTGCGGACCAGCTGAGGAAAATCCCCAACAGAGACCA GTGGAGCATGACCCCTCCTACAGTGAATGCATACTACAATCCCACCAAGAATGAGATGGTGCTCCCAGCAGGAATCCTTCAAGCTCCTTTTTACAGCCGCTCTTGGCCAAA GGCCCTGAACTTTGGTGGGATTGGTGTAGTTATGGGACATGAGTTGACACACGCTTTTGATGACCAAG GGAGAGAGTACGACAAGGATGGGAACCTCCGCTCCTGGTGGAAAAACTCGTCTGTGGAGGCCTTTAAGAAGCAGACCCAGTGTATGGTGGAGCAGTACAGTAACTACAGCATCAACAAAGAACCCCTCAATGGAAAACACACCCTGGGAGAGAACATAGCTGACAATGGTGGACTGAAGGCTGCCTACAAG GCTTATATGAACTGGATTGCAAAGAATGGAGAGGAGGCCACCCTGCCCGCCCTGGGGATGACCAATCATCAATTAttttttgttggatttgcccag GTATGGTGCTCAGTTCGGACTCCGGAAAGCTCGCATGAGGGCGTCATCACAGATCCACACAGTCCATCAAGATTTCGAGTTATTGGCACCATCTCCAATTCCCATGAGTTCTCTGAGCACTTTGGCTGCAAGGCAGATTCCCCCATGAACCCTAAACACAAGTGTGAGCTTTGGTGA